acttgcagatttctatttgcttgagtatatatcaaatcgagagattgagatataaactctttgatatactttttatctagattgagtctgactgtctagttgattctctagaaagtatattggagtttgtccatacagattgctaagcaaaatattgggtgtggttgttgtacccccactttttcacaaatCCAACCCAATTCTCCTCAACACATGTAGATAACATGACCTGGAGTTTTTTAAATTTAGATTTCCTAGTGCAATCAAGGTAACAATGACCCAGCTAGTAGTAACAGTATCCAAAATGTAACTTTAATTAAAGCCTTATTTGAGCTTGTGTATGCGACCTTGACCTAGTCCCAAAGGGGTTAAAAATTTTTTCTTGTCAGATCCTCCTCGACTATTCATGTATTAACTAAAACCATTTAATCAAAACGAATGCCATTAGAATAATataaggggattttaataaagtgccacacttccaatatgcagtttctgaaaatgccaccgtttttttgagagtttattaaatgccatactCTTGACTTTTATCATCCCGTTTTTTTGAGATAACGGTTAACGGCTGTTAGTCTTTGTTAGTACATACGTGGCATTAAATAACCCGTCCAAAATTACATAGAAGCCCCTGAATCAGTTAACAGGGATTGAGTTAATCAGTTCACTGGGATTGAGTTAACCGGCTATAGAGTAGTGAGTTAACTCGCGACTCGGTGCACGTGAGAAAAACGTGCAAGATTTGCTAACGGTCGGAATACACGTGGGATCAATCTAAGAGAAAAAATCGACGATCCATATTTTACCTGGATTTATAACGGTCTTATTCATCATCTTGAAGCTCTATATATACTAATGAAGATCCCAAACTCTTCATTAGTCAATTTCTTCAGAAGTTCAACACATAAAAATGAGCCAAAAGGTTATAAACTCTCCAGGTAGTAACAGTTGCAGTAGTAGtagcaagagcagcagcagcagcaaatttAGACAGCAAACTACCCCAGATCTATGTCCAACATGTGAACAAGGAAGTCATGAGTCTAAGGTTTGTCCCTGGATGTACTCTAGATGCAAACATATACCTTGTAATGGTATAAGACAACTACTAAGATCCAGCACAAGAGAAACAGATGGAgaaatgttcttgaagtgttcaaatcctacctgcacctactttgaatggtttgattCTGCCAGTCATCCACTCAAATCCAAGAATATCAAGCTACCCAAAGAGAATTGTTGTTGTGCTTGTGGAGAAGAgacccactgttacaaagaatgcCCACTGCATAAGCAAGAATGCTACAAAGAGCAATGCAAGTCAATAATGCAGTTGAGAAGATGCAAAAATGAACACAATAGAAACATTGCTTACCTGATCTGCACAGATTGTGAAGCATTTAGATGGGTATCAGACCACCTTTTCATTGCAGCAAAAAATAGGGTTATCCATTCAAGTTTCAATCTCAATGCCATATGTAAGGAACTTCAAAAGACTATTAACATGTAATTAGTTCTTAACTAATATCATTTCCATTCATAAAGTAAGATTATCcatcaaaataaaactgaattcagGTACATAAAAAAAACAGATCTAACACTATGATATCAGTgtctaaagcaaaaaaaaaagatctaacaCAACAAGAAGCACACAcacacttctacttcttcttagCCTTGCTTTGCTTTCCCTTTGTGACAGGAATATGTTGACTAACAGATCCAATACCAGTAAAGTTCTGACTGAAATTCAGAACATCTTGTGTAGATCCATGGGTGCTAGGTTCTGTTGGTGCTCTTCCAAAGTTTTTAGGTCCTGTTGACTCACCAACAAATGAAGATGTACCTCTGGATTTGTTCACCTTTGCTTTACCCCTTGCACTGCTACTTTCAGGATGATCTCTACTAGTGAAGGTGCAGTTTGCAGCATCATACTCGGTGCTTGGCATGAATCCAGTTGGGTttttaccaacatcaccaccagcacAGGTTCTCTTATTATGACCAGCAGTAGATCCACACTTTCCACATTTCCTTTTCTTCACCACAGTTTCAGGTTCATCAtagctcctcttcctcttctttgctGGTCTTCCAGTTTTTCTTTGATAAGGAGGAGGCTTTAAGTTGATGTCCATGGATGCCTGCCAAttaagataagaagaagagaaaaggaatGAGAAAGTTAAAGTAAAGAAatgaaaccctaaccctaaaagaaaTGAGAAATATGGAGCATTTGGGTCTTCAATGGGGTGACATTCATCTACAGTAGTGTTCTCTAGCAccacattgtcctcatcatcaccatcactattgtcccctgcatcagtcttatcccctgtatcagtcttatcccctgcattagccttatcccctgcatcagtcttatcccctgtatcagtcttatcccctgcattagccttatcccctgcatcagtcttatcccctgcatcagtgttatcccctgcaGCAGTGTTGTTTACTTCATCAACCCAGTAATCATGATTAAAGCTATCAACTGGTGTACTGCTAGAACCAACAACAGTGgcttgacttaggcaagaaaaacCCTGAGATTCCACTTCATTTAACAGATCCATGAACAACAACTTCCTAGATGCTCCTCCATTTGAGTTTTCATTCTTTGATTGAGCATGCAACCTTGGTGATCTCCTTGTAGGTGATATCTTTACTGACTTTTCCTTTGAAACTGGCTtcttagcaatcctcttaggtgcCTTCTTAGGAGTCTCATCAATTGTTACTACTGGTTGTTCCATTGCATCCTTAATGAAGTCATTGTCATTCCTAAATTCTGAATTCATTACACTCATTTGTAAACATATGAACCCTTTATCATCAGGTACAGCATGCTCCCAAAACTTAAACAAGTCTTCATTTGTAACCAAATACTCAGGCAGACATGGGTCTATGGTCCAATATAAATttggaatttctgtttcatcaagaTGCAACTTAACACGCAACATCTTCTCAAATTCCTTAAGGTCAATTCTATCTCTATCCATGTGAGGGAATAGCAAATTAAGTTTACTATTCACAACAAACACACTGATATCTCTATATGGATAATATGTATGGTCACTGTaaatgaacaaacaaaataaaattcatcaaattccacacttcacacagaaaagccctaaaataaaattcatcaattcatcaaacacacgaaattagggttttaaaaattccacacttcacacagaaaactcctaaaataaaactaatcaaacacacgaaattagggtttgaaatcgtACCATATCCGCTGCTTGTGCTtccccttattcttcttcatcttcagctccccaaccctttactcagacactaaacctaagcaaaatcccgctgaaaactgacccaaaccctaatttcttccactaGAGAACAGAGCGGACATAGAGCAAGAGAAAAAAAGTACAAGAAAGAGAAACAGAAACCTAAGAGAAAACCCCTAATTCAACTCAGaaaaacgaaattagggtttgcaatcatacCATATCTGCTGCTTGTCCTTCCCCTTCTTTTTCTGAATCTCGATCGCTCCCCAACCCTTTACTCagacactaaacctaagcaaaatcccgctgaaaactgacccaaaccctaatttcttccactagagaacagagcggacagagagaacgagcaaaccctagaaaaaaaatgaaacgatACAAAGTTGCAAACTGTTTTCAATCCCACGAAGGATAAAATAGTCATTTAGCCTGTGCTACGTGTAATAATCTCATGCTCGACATCTTGAGCCGTCCACATAAGACACGTGTAAGTAATCTGGACAAAGTCAAAAAAGTTTGACCAATCATGTGGGTCCAATACGTTAgtgctaacggttgtggcattaaataaactctgaaaaaaacggtggcagtttcttgaatcgggatttgcaagtgtggcagtttgttaaaattccCATAATATAAATGCAAAGTAAAAAAAGCCATGCCATTATAACCTCAATGAATTGGCGAGTATATCGTTAATAAGTCAACCATCTATTAACATTTTCTATAACTCTGGAAAATTTTGTAAAAATAGGAAATCTAGTCGTCATAGATTGACCTCGAAAAGGATTTCCAATTGCTTTGTTAAATTTTTTGAGTCACTAGTACCCTGAAGAACTCAATCGTATTTGCTAAGTATACTACATAATAGTACAAGATTTGGACTCTGACTTTGTTCACCCTGACTTTAATCGGGGTTGTCGGAATTTCTTTAACCGTCTATTATCTACTTTTCTAAAAGAAATTATTTATATAATAATtatcttaagaaaaataaaagtacATCGGAAATGACAACTCTCAAGAACTCCATTAATGCCATGAATATTTTCTCTGTTCTAATCTGCGCTGTCTTTTGTTTTCATCTCTCATTACTTTCTAGAGCTGGGTTAAATAACAGAAGTATGACAAACTTGATTATGCTGAACATATTTTTTACTTATCTTCCTAATCGATGATTATTCATTTGGAACACCATGATTACTGATTATAGCTTTTATTAAGAAAGCAAACCCATTGAAACTATATCTATGCACAAACAAAAGCTTGATTTTGGCATTTCACCTAGTAATTATGCATTCTCTTCTGTTTTAAACACTTAATTAAGTGATTGTTGGTGAAGATACATCGTATTAACAATCACACTAACCTTAGCAAAGTATGATCGTCATCCTTAATTTTGGGATACAATCTCGATTATCACTTTGTTCTCTGATTAGTTTCCGGTAATGTGAAATTAGGGATTACATTCTAAGTCGGTTATGTCTTAATGGTGGTTTAGAAGATCAGAGATACATGAGAGAGAATTTTCTGAAGTCCTTTTGTATTATCAGAATGAACTTGTTTACATCATCAACCTTTCCGGCTATTTATACATGATATGAACACAACAATTTCATGTAGATGACTAAGCACGTGACAATATGGACTTAATGATTCCCTCCTTGTGCTTATACCGACTGGGGACAACTCTTTGT
This genomic stretch from Papaver somniferum cultivar HN1 chromosome 5, ASM357369v1, whole genome shotgun sequence harbors:
- the LOC113278829 gene encoding uncharacterized protein LOC113278829; the encoded protein is MKKNKGKHKQRICDHTYYPYRDISVFVVNSKLNLLFPHMDRDRIDLKEFEKMLRVKLHLDETEIPNLYWTIDPCLPEYLVTNEDLFKFWEHAVPDDKGFICLQMSVMNSEFRNDNDFIKDAMEQPVVTIDETPKKAPKRIAKKPVSKEKSVKISPTRRSPRLHAQSKNENSNGGASRKLLFMDLLNEVESQGFSCLSQATVVGSSSTPVDSFNHDYWVDEVNNTAAGDNTDAGDKTDAGDKANAGDKTDTGDKTDAGDKANAGDKTDTGDKTDAGDNSDGDDEDNVVLENTTVDECHPIEDPNAPYFSFLLGLGFHFFTLTFSFLFSSSYLNWQASMDINLKPPPYQRKTGRPAKKRKRSYDEPETVVKKRKCGKCGSTAGHNKRTCAGGDVGKNPTGFMPSTEYDAANCTFTSRDHPESSSARGKAKVNKSRGTSSFVGESTGPKNFGRAPTEPSTHGSTQDVLNFSQNFTGIGSVSQHIPVTKGKQSKAKKK